CTGAAGGTGCGCGCTTTGGGTACCTCCTGAATCGTGTTATCAATCTTTTGCCAATCGCCTTCTTCATCCTGGTAGTGGATCACCTCGCCATACCAACGCGCGGTTTTGGTACCGTCAGCATTTTGATAAACGGCTACGCCGGGTTCGCGTTCCTCTACCAGCTCCACGGACGGTTCCTGTGCTTCTTCGGCAGGAGGCATATTAGCGTCTTGTATACCCTCAGCCAGGGCAGAAATACCGCTCTGCAAAAAGGTAAAAGACATGACAAAAGACAGGGCGAAGGCTATAAAGCGGCGCTTTCCATTGGCAGACATGAAATTCTCCTCCAACATGTTTTTCTTTTGTAAGGGATAAAGCGGCAGTAATTGCAGTGAGATGCTGTCGAAATCAAATGTATTCACATAAATTACAAAGTTTATTCACAAATTATACACAATTCTATTTCGAGTATAACAGTTTAAAATGTGGTTTGTAAATATATTTAATTTATGTTTTTCTATATATGACGCAAAAATCCGACAATTATAGCATCAGCTAAATCTGAAAAAGATAGCCCGCTGTGCTTAATATCCCCCGTGTAAATATGCTACCTGAGTGCTATGCTAATCTTGAGACGGCGCAGCCGGTTATTCCCAGTCTTACTCGTGTGGAGTCTGCAAAAACCCACACCGAACCCCACACCGGCATCAGAAAACAAGATTTTTAAGGAAAGCGAACTTGCGACGATATACGCAAGGCAAAATGCTAGAACCGCTGGTATTGCTGGATTTCAGTCCATCAAGGTAAACAAGATACGCAAAAAGAAAACAGGCCAAAAAGGCCTGTTAGTGAACAATCTATTCATAAACCGCGATCCTAGTTTTTAATCAATTTCATGGTGGGGAACAGGATCACGTCCCTGATGGAATAGGAATCCGTCAAAAGCATCACCATCCGGTCAATACCGATGCCCATGCCGCCCGTGGGGGGCATCCCCACCTCCAGGGCGTTGACAAAGTCGTCGTCGATCTGCGCCTCGCCCTCGCCGGCCATCTTCTTTTGGGCCTGCTCTACAAAGCGTGCCTTCTGGTCGATGGGGTCATTCAGCTCGGAAAAGGCGTTGCCCATCTCCCGGCCGGTGATAAAGAACTCAAACCGCTCGGTAAAGGCGGGGTCGTCCACCTTGCGCTTGGCAAGGGGAGAAACCTCCACCGGATAATCGGTAATAAAGGTGGGCTGCACCAGCTTTTCCTCCACCAGCTCGTCAAAGCACAGGTAGATGCACTGTCCGCGGGTCATATCCGCCTCTACCTCCAGCCCTGCGGCCTTGGTAGCGGCGCGCGCGCCTTCGTCGTCCAGAATATCGGTAAAGTCGATGCCCGCGTACTCCTTGACCGCGTCGATCATCGGCAGCCGGCGCCAGGGCCCGGTCAGGTCCACAGGCGTACCCTGATAGGTGATCTGGGTGCCGCCGCAAACCGCCTTGGCCGCCTCGATAAACACGGTCTCGGCTACCTCCATCATCCCTTCCAGGTTGGTATAGGCCTGGTAGAGCTCAATGGTGGTAAACTCCGGGTTGTGCTTGATATCCATGCCCTCGTTGCGGAAGATGCGGCCGATCTCATACACCCGCTCCAAGCCCCCGACAATCAGGCGCTTTAAGTGCAGCTCGGTCTCGATGCGCAGGTACATATCGATATCCAGCGAATTATGGTGGGTGATAAAGGGCTTGGCCGCGGCGCCCGTGGCCAGCGTATGCAGTACCGGCGTTTCCACCTCGATAAAGCCCCGCTCATCCAAAATCCTGCGGATAATCTTGATGATCTGGCTGCGGGCCATAAAGGTCTTGCGCACCTCGGGGTTGACGATCATATCCACATACCGCTGGCGGTACCGCAGATCCGGATCGCTTAAGCCGTGGAACTTCTCCGGCAGCGGCTGGAGCGATTTGGATAGCAGCACATATTCGGTCACGTGCAGGGAGATCTCCCCCGTGCGCGTCTTAAATACCGTGCCCTTTACGCCCAGGATATCGCCGATATCCAGCTGCTTAAAGGCTGTATAGGCCTCCTGGCCTACATCGTCCCGCTTCACATAGATCTGGATGGTACCAGCCCGGTCCAGCACGTGCGCAAAAGACGCCTTGCCCATGATGCGCCGCGAGGTCATGCGCCCGGCGATGGATACCTGCTGGCCCTCCAGCTCGTCATAGTGCGAGATGATCTCTTCGCTTTCATGGGTACGCTCATAATGCGTAAGGGCAAAGGGATCCTTCCCCTCGTCTTTAAGCGCTTGCAGCTTCTGGCGGCGAACCCGCAATATCTCGTTTAAGTTCTCCTGTACACTCTCCTGCGCCTGGGGCGGGTTCTTCATTTGATCCTGCATACTATCCTCTCTCTTTTGCTTACATCCTTATTTGCTGATGGAAAGCACCTCAAGCTCTACAATGCCGCCCGGGGTCTCCACCTGCACGGTATCGCCCACGTGGCTGCCCATCAGCGCCGCCCCAATGGGGGATTCATTGCTGATCCGGTTCTCATTGGGGTCGCTCTCCGTGGAGCCGCAGAGCACATAATCGATCTCCTCGTCGAACTCCTTATCCAACACCCGCACGGTATTGCCCACGTTGACCACGTCGGTATTCAGGTCGTCCTCATCGATCAGTTTGGCTGAGCGCAGCATATTTTCGATGCTGATGATCTCGCCTTCCACAAAGGCCTGTTCGTTTTTCGCCTCGTCGTATTCCGCATTTTCACTCAGGTCGCCAAAGGCCAGCGCCTGTTTGATACGCTCGGTCACCTCGGGCCGTTTGACCGTTTTAAGGTAATCCAGCTTTTCCTCTAATTTCGCCACGCCTTCAGGCGTGAGCATAACTTCTTTAGCCATGAAAAATTCCCCCTTGTTAATCGGCGATTTTTACATCGCCAGCCTATATAAAAATATCCGCCTATCCAGGCCCTCCCCACGGGCCGGATGAGCAGCTATTTTGTCCATTACGCCTTATTATAGACCTAATGATTATAGTGCAAGGTCCTTCGCTTGTCAAGCGCCGCCGCCCTTTAGAAAAAAACCGTCCGCTTCCATTTCCCGCCACAGCCGGATGCGCGCGCGCAGCGGCAATCTTCGTGCGTCCCCAGCCAGCGCGCTTGCGCCATATAGCCAGCCCTGCGCCACCAGATGTTGCTCGCTAGAGGACAGCCCCAGGGGCGCGGCCACCGTTTCCGGCATCGCGACCCTACCGCCTCCCAGCAGTTGAACCCCCCGCGGCGCCGGCAAAGCCCGCTGGTCATCCGGGTGGGTAAGGATGGCCAGCGTCCCGGGCTGCAGGGCGCCCAGCACCGGCTTGGGCGCGGCATCGGCAAAGATCACGATGCGGCTGGCGGCAGCCGCGCGCTCCAGGTTTCGGTATATTGGCGCGGCCAGGCCAAAGCTATCCATCAGCCGGTCCGACAGGCGCTCTAACACATAAGGATTGCTGCCGCAAAGTCCCATGAAATTCATTCTATCTCCCAGCAGCATGGCCCACTCCCGCCCCTCGGGCGTATCGGCACCCACGATCAGCGCGGGCGAGAGTACCAGGCGCAGCTGCATCTCCCGTGCCGCCTGCATCGCCGCGGGAAACAGGCTGATCTGGCGCAGCGGCTCGCTCTGCGCCAGACGCACCCCTTCCCGCGCCAGTGCCATCCGTTCTCCAGGGCTGAAAAAGTGCTCTCCATGCTCGACGCACAGCACCCGCCCGTCCAGCTGATCCATTGCGCGCAGCAGCGGCTCCACCCGCCGGACCGGGTCTTTTGCTGCAGGCGGGGCCAGCTCGCCGCTGAGCACATAGCCGCCCGGGCGCTCTCCATCCATAATCATGCCGTTTAAGGCCAGCTGGCGCGCCCGTCCGCCGCGAGAAAACAGTCCCCTCCGGCGCGCTGCCGCCTGGCCGGGGCGGTAAAGGATCCACCTGCCCGTATCCACAGTATATTCATCTCCCCCAAATGGATTGTGCAGGCTGCCCCGGCACAAACCGTGCAGCCTACGCGTTATCCTATTCGGGACGGGCTCTGTTCATGCACCCCAAAAGCGCTATTTATCCCCTGCAGCAAGGCATTGGCGCAGGATACCGTCTAACTGCGCCAGCGTTTCCACAGCGTTGATCTTTCCCCGCACCGCCGCTGCGCCCCGCAGTCCTTTGATATACCAGGCGGCGTGCTTACGCATCTCTCGCAAAGCCGTGCGCTCGCCCTTTTCACGCACCATGACGGCCGCCTGCTCCATACACTTTTCTATCCGCTCCCCTGCGCTGGGCAGCACCGGGGCCGGCTGTCCGCTCAGCGCGCAGGCGATCTGCCGGAAGATCCAGGGGTTCCCCTGCGCGCCGCGGCCCACCATCACCGCATCGCACCCCGTTTGCGCCAGCATGGCCCTGGCGCTCTCCCCATCGGTCACATCGCCATTGCCGATCACCGGGATCCCTACCGCGGCCTTGACGCGGGCGATCATCTCCCAATCGGCATGGCCCGCGTAGAACTGCTCCCGCGTGCGGCCGTGGATACAGACCGCGGCCACGCCCGCCTGCTCGGCCATGCGCGCAAAAGCAACGGCGTTTCGGTTTTCCTCATCCCAGCCCGCGCGAAATTTAACCGTTACAGGCAGCTCGCCTGCAGCGCGTACCGCCGCCTGCAATACCGCATGCGCCACATCCATCTCCCGCATCAGCGCGCTGCCCTCGCCGTTGCCTACGATTTTTTTAGCCGGGCAGCCCATATTCAGGTCGATCAGCGCAAAACCCAGCTCCCCCACGCGCTCCACCGCCTGGGCGATCCGCTGGGGCTCGCGGCCGAAAAGCTGTACGCCGATGGGGCGCTCCTCCGGCGCGTATTTGAGCAGCGCCGCCGAGCCGTCCCCGCCATAGAGCAGCCCCTTGGCGCTGACCATCTCCGTATAGCATAGCCCCGCGCCCATCTGCATGCAGATGCGGCGGAAGGCCGAATCCGTCACCCCGGCCATGGGCGCCAGCAGCCCGCGGTTTTCGATCTCCAAATTGCCGATCCGCATATCCTTCCTCCTCATTTTCCGCGGTTAAAAAGCGCCCTCCTGCTTTGCAAGAGGGCGCGCCTTTAGGCCATTATTCTGCCGCCGGGGTCTGCTGCGCCTCGGGCGTCTGACTGGGTAAGGGGGTAGCCACGGCATCCTCGATGGTTTCGATCAGCTCCACCTTATCGATCTTCCAGCGCTCCTCGCTGCGCACCAGGCGCACCTTGTAGCGCGCGTGCGGCCAGTCGGGCGGCAGTACCTTTTCCCCGGAGGCCTCTTCCTCTTCCGTATAG
Above is a genomic segment from Luoshenia tenuis containing:
- the lysS gene encoding lysine--tRNA ligase; the encoded protein is MKNPPQAQESVQENLNEILRVRRQKLQALKDEGKDPFALTHYERTHESEEIISHYDELEGQQVSIAGRMTSRRIMGKASFAHVLDRAGTIQIYVKRDDVGQEAYTAFKQLDIGDILGVKGTVFKTRTGEISLHVTEYVLLSKSLQPLPEKFHGLSDPDLRYRQRYVDMIVNPEVRKTFMARSQIIKIIRRILDERGFIEVETPVLHTLATGAAAKPFITHHNSLDIDMYLRIETELHLKRLIVGGLERVYEIGRIFRNEGMDIKHNPEFTTIELYQAYTNLEGMMEVAETVFIEAAKAVCGGTQITYQGTPVDLTGPWRRLPMIDAVKEYAGIDFTDILDDEGARAATKAAGLEVEADMTRGQCIYLCFDELVEEKLVQPTFITDYPVEVSPLAKRKVDDPAFTERFEFFITGREMGNAFSELNDPIDQKARFVEQAQKKMAGEGEAQIDDDFVNALEVGMPPTGGMGIGIDRMVMLLTDSYSIRDVILFPTMKLIKN
- the greA gene encoding transcription elongation factor GreA; the encoded protein is MAKEVMLTPEGVAKLEEKLDYLKTVKRPEVTERIKQALAFGDLSENAEYDEAKNEQAFVEGEIISIENMLRSAKLIDEDDLNTDVVNVGNTVRVLDKEFDEEIDYVLCGSTESDPNENRISNESPIGAALMGSHVGDTVQVETPGGIVELEVLSISK
- the dusB gene encoding tRNA dihydrouridine synthase DusB produces the protein MRIGNLEIENRGLLAPMAGVTDSAFRRICMQMGAGLCYTEMVSAKGLLYGGDGSAALLKYAPEERPIGVQLFGREPQRIAQAVERVGELGFALIDLNMGCPAKKIVGNGEGSALMREMDVAHAVLQAAVRAAGELPVTVKFRAGWDEENRNAVAFARMAEQAGVAAVCIHGRTREQFYAGHADWEMIARVKAAVGIPVIGNGDVTDGESARAMLAQTGCDAVMVGRGAQGNPWIFRQIACALSGQPAPVLPSAGERIEKCMEQAAVMVREKGERTALREMRKHAAWYIKGLRGAAAVRGKINAVETLAQLDGILRQCLAAGDK